One Beggiatoa leptomitoformis DNA segment encodes these proteins:
- a CDS encoding type I restriction-modification system subunit M: MTDQDQKQLGTLLWSIADQLRGAMNADDFRDYMLSFLFLRYLSDNYETATQKELGQDYPHLAEDDRRPPLVVWYEQNKEDVAEFEKQMRRKTHYIIEPNYLWSSIAELARTQNSELLHTIENAFKHIEDESFSSTFNGLFSEINLNSEKLGKNYETRNAKLCNIIKALAEGLAQFSTDKDTLGDAYEYLIGQFAAGSGKKAGEFYTPQQISSILSGIVTLDSQDPATGQKKNLSSILDFTCGSGSLLLNIRHRMGIKGIGKIYGQEKNVTTYNLARMNMLLHGVKDSEFEIHHGDTLMNEWDYLREMNPAKMPKFDAVVANPPFSLRWEPTDALGEDMRFKNYGLAPKSAADFAFLLHGFHYLKNDGVMAIILPHGVLFRGGAEERIRTKLLKDGNIDTVIGLPPNLFYSTGIPVCILVLKKCKKPDDVLFINASEYFEKGKRQNRLLPAHIDKIVETYQFRKEEENYARRVSMEELESNGFNLNISRYISTTQPEEEIDLLAVNAELASINQAIATAKDRHNAFLKELGLPILI, from the coding sequence ATGACCGACCAAGACCAAAAACAACTAGGTACACTACTCTGGAGTATCGCCGACCAGCTACGCGGCGCAATGAATGCCGACGACTTCCGCGACTACATGCTGTCCTTCCTGTTCCTCCGCTATCTCTCTGATAACTATGAAACAGCCACCCAAAAAGAACTGGGACAAGATTATCCCCATTTAGCAGAAGACGACCGCCGTCCGCCCTTAGTCGTTTGGTACGAACAAAATAAAGAAGACGTTGCCGAATTTGAAAAACAAATGCGTCGCAAAACGCACTACATCATAGAACCCAACTATCTATGGAGTAGCATTGCTGAACTGGCGCGCACGCAAAACAGCGAACTATTACACACCATAGAAAATGCTTTTAAACATATTGAAGATGAATCTTTTTCTAGCACTTTTAACGGCTTATTCTCCGAAATTAACTTAAATTCGGAAAAACTCGGCAAGAATTACGAAACGCGCAACGCAAAACTTTGTAATATTATCAAAGCATTGGCAGAGGGACTTGCACAATTCTCAACCGATAAAGACACGCTAGGCGATGCCTACGAATATTTAATCGGACAATTCGCCGCAGGCTCGGGCAAAAAAGCGGGCGAATTTTACACCCCGCAACAAATTTCTAGCATTCTATCGGGCATTGTGACCTTAGACAGCCAAGACCCCGCAACAGGACAAAAGAAAAATTTATCGTCTATTTTAGATTTTACCTGTGGCTCAGGCTCGTTACTGCTAAATATCCGCCACCGTATGGGCATAAAAGGCATCGGCAAAATTTACGGACAAGAAAAAAACGTCACTACCTACAACTTGGCACGGATGAACATGCTATTACACGGTGTGAAAGATTCCGAATTTGAAATTCATCACGGCGATACCCTCATGAATGAATGGGATTATTTACGCGAAATGAATCCCGCAAAAATGCCAAAATTTGACGCAGTCGTTGCAAATCCACCCTTTAGCCTCCGCTGGGAACCTACCGACGCATTGGGCGAAGATATGCGGTTTAAAAATTATGGACTCGCGCCAAAATCTGCCGCCGATTTTGCCTTTTTACTGCATGGCTTTCATTATTTAAAAAATGATGGCGTAATGGCAATTATTCTGCCACATGGCGTGCTATTTCGCGGCGGTGCAGAAGAACGTATTCGTACCAAATTATTAAAAGATGGCAATATCGATACTGTTATTGGTTTACCACCTAACTTATTCTATTCTACGGGGATTCCTGTGTGCATTCTCGTGCTGAAAAAATGTAAAAAACCTGATGATGTGTTATTTATCAATGCGTCAGAATATTTTGAGAAAGGTAAACGTCAAAACCGTTTATTACCCGCACACATAGACAAAATTGTAGAAACGTATCAATTCCGCAAAGAAGAAGAGAATTATGCGCGCCGTGTGTCAATGGAAGAGTTAGAAAGCAACGGCTTTAATTTGAATATTTCACGCTACATCAGCACGACACAACCCGAGGAAGAGATTGATTTATTAGCCGTTAATGCGGAACTGGCAAGCATTAACCAAGCTATCGCAACGGCTAAAGACCGCCACAATGCTTTCTTAAAAGAATTGGGCTTACCTATTTTGATTTAA
- the iscR gene encoding Fe-S cluster assembly transcriptional regulator IscR has product MRLTTKGRYAVTAMLDLAIHREQKSVTLADISQRQGISLSYLEQLFSKLRKHNLVDSARGPGGGYRLSRGADEITVAQVISAVDESVDATKCQGMKNCHDAHTCLTHELWEDLSDQIREFLSNISLAQVVDKRAKEVNRDIATIRQDYTQHIESRVAHR; this is encoded by the coding sequence ATGAGATTAACCACAAAAGGACGGTATGCCGTCACCGCAATGTTAGATTTAGCCATTCATCGCGAACAAAAGTCTGTGACACTGGCAGATATTTCTCAACGGCAAGGTATTTCTTTATCTTATTTAGAACAATTATTCTCTAAATTACGCAAGCATAACTTAGTTGACAGCGCGCGCGGGCCCGGTGGCGGTTATCGCTTAAGTCGTGGTGCTGACGAAATTACAGTTGCACAAGTGATTTCTGCGGTTGATGAATCAGTTGATGCAACCAAATGCCAAGGCATGAAAAACTGCCATGATGCCCACACCTGTTTAACGCATGAATTATGGGAAGATTTAAGCGACCAAATTCGTGAATTTTTAAGCAATATTTCTCTTGCTCAAGTCGTTGATAAACGCGCTAAAGAAGTGAATAGAGACATTGCCACTATTAGACAAGACTATACACAACACATAGAAAGCCGTGTTGCTCACCGCTAA